The DNA segment GCCGCGGCCCCGCGCCAGTTTGCTGGCGCACTATCCCGGTTCGATTTCGTCGGTGGCGACCAGCCCGGATCAGTCGTCAGATGCAGGGCCGGCCCCGGAAGCGGTGGGGTCCTGGATCCAGAGGTCGCCGAAAAGATCGTCCTGAGACAGCAGGACCTCCCCCCGGTGAGACAGAAAGAGCAGTCCGAGGAACGTCTCGACACGGGAGCCGGTAACGTCGCTGATCTCACGATAGAGAACTTCCGATCGGCCGGCGTTGTACTGCTCGTTGAGCACACGTTCGACGCTGCCGATGATCTCGTCGATGTTTTCGGCGTGGGCCGTCCCCGTGACCTCGGCCGCGGTCGGCTCCTCGTCCATCCGAAGATCGTCGGCACTTCGATAGTCGAGTTGCTGCGTCCCGCGCTGATACCCGTGTGGGGAGTCGCTGGTGTCGTACTCCCGGGATTCTTTCCACCAGGTGCCCCGCTCGGCATCGCGGAGTTCCCGGACAAGTTCGTCCAGCGTCTGGGGCATCCCGCGAGCGCGCTTGCGCTCGAGTCGGCGGTCGATCTCGGCGTCGAGTTGATCGAAGGGGTCGACGCCCAACTCGTCCTCGCCGAGCGGCTCGACCCAGGGGTCGTCGCCGTCAGCGGGTCCCTGATCCGCAGATTCGCCGTCGTCCAGCATAGCATCACTTTTCATGCGCACGAGCACACTCGCGTAGAACAGCGCACGGCCGGACGTTCGCAGATCCGCCTCTTCGAGTGCGTCGAGGAACTTGTCCGTCACCCGGACGACATCGATATCCCAGGGGTCGATCTCCCCGTCCTCCGCGAGCTGGACGAGCACTTCGACCGGCTCGACATCGTCTCCCGGCGTGCCGTCCGGCTCCGGCGGTCCGCCCGGATCACCCGATTTGCCGCCCGCGAGAACGCTGGTGCCGCCGTCGGGCAAACTGCGGTCGTCGTCCGGTTCCTCCCGGGTCTCGTGACCTGTGATGTCTAGCGGAATCTCGTCGTCAGTCATGGCTCGCCTCCAGGTTGCCACGCGACCGCGCTCGTGAGTCGCGTCTGGCTCCCCCGCTCGCTTTTTCGAGGATCTTCACTTCGTTCAGAACCTCCGGAGTCGCGTCTCTCCCCCCGCTCCCCGTTCTCGCTTTTTTCGAGGATCTTCACTTCGTTCAGATCCTCGCTAGTCTCGCGGGTCGCTTCGCTCGCGGGTCGATGCCCCTCCCCGCTCACTTTTTCGAGGATCTTCACTTCGTTCAGATCCTCGCTAGTCTCGCGGGTCGCTTCGCTCGCGGGTCGATTCTCTCCCCACTCGCGTCCGAGACGCTCCTGACAGTCGCGTCTCGCTCTCCCCGCTCGACTGTCGGAGACGCTCACTACCGTTCGCGTCTCCCTAGTCATCAGCAGGAACACCTCCTGCACTCAGATCGATCCCGGTAACCGCCGAGACGTTGTCCTGTTGCATCGTGACGCCGATTGCCCGTTCGGACCGTTCGAGCAGCGCCGAGCGATGGGAAACGACGACGAACTGGGCGTCCCCGGCGAGTTCGTCGACCATCTCTCCGACCCGCTCGGCGTTGGCCGCGTCGAGAAACGCGTCGATCTCGTCGAGCGCGTAGAACGGTGCCGGGTTGTGTCGCTGGATCGCGAAGATGAACGCGAGCGCTGTCAGCGATTTCTCGCCGCCGCTCATGGCATTGAGCCGCTGAATCGGCTTGTCGCCAGGCTGGGCCTTCATCGTCAACCCGCCGTCGAAGGGATCGTCCTCGTTTTCGAGATACAGGTGACCCGTCCCGTTCGAGAGGCGCTCGAAGATCGACTCGAAGTGATCGTTGATCGACTCGAAGGCGTCCATGAACGTCTCCTTCTTGCGCGCCTCGTAGGTCGCGATCCGCTCGCGGATCCCGTCTGCCTCCTCCTGAAGCGTGGCGCGTTTCTCCTCTAAGTCTTCGAGATCGGCCTGGACGTTGTCGTATTCCTCGATCGCGAGCATGTTGACCGGTTCTAGCGCCTCCATCTCGCTCTCCAGGCGACCGATCTGCGACTCGACCGTGTGGTGGTCCGGGATCTCCTCGGGGTCGTAGTCGCCGACCTCGCTCTCGAGTTCGTCGATCTCCCAGTCGAGGCGCTCTGCCGTCTCCTCCAGGGTGTCGAGATCGCTCTGAACGCGCTCGACGGCCTCTTTCTGCTCGTCGCGTGCGTCTTTGGCCGCGCGCATCTCCTCACGGAGATCCTCGCGTTCGGCCTTGAGATCGGCCAGCTCGTCTTCGAGGTCCTCGACCGCGGCTTCTTTCTCGGCGAGGACCGCCTCTTTGTCCTCGATCTTGCTCTCCAGTTCGGCGATCTCCTTCTGGCGGTCTGCCTTGCGGTTCTGTGCCGTCTCGATTCTCTCGTGGAGATCCTCGATGGCGTCCTCGGCGTACTCTTTCTCCAGTTGCTTCTCGTTCAGGTCGGCGTCCAGCCCGTCGACCTGCTCCTGGAGGTCGTCGATCTCCTCGTTGATAGCCTCTGCCTCGTCGGTGAGATCGGGCAGCTCGGAGTCTTCGATCTCCGCTTCGAGCTCTGCGATGTCCGTTTCGATCGCCTCGATCTCGGCTTCCTTCGCTTCGATGTCGGCTTCGATCTCGTCCATCCGATCGGAGACCTCCTCGCGTTCGGCCTCGATTTCTTCGAGGTCGTCTTCGAGATCGGCAATCTCCTCGTGGACGCCTTCGCGTTCGTCCTCTCGCTTTTCGATCTCGGCTTCGATGTCCCGGACCTGCTCTGTGGCATCGGACTTCCGGTCACGGGCGTCCTCAAGGCGGTCCTCGACGTCGCGGATGTCGGCACGGATGTCCTGGCGCTGGTCTTCGAGGTCGTTGATCCGCTGGGCGACCCGTTCGAGTTTCCCCTCGCTGCCCGCAAAGGAGTAGCGAGAGCCGCTCTGGGAGCCGCCGGTCATCGCACCGCTCTTCTCGACCAGATCGCCCTCCAGGGTCACCAGCCGGAACTCGCCCATCAACTCGCGGGCGGTCGCCATGTCCTCGACGACGAGCGTATCGCCCAGCACGTACGAGAAGACCGGCGCGTACTCGCTGTCGAAATCCACGAGGTTGTAAGCGAAATCGACCACACCCGGATGGTCGGGCTTGCCGGGCAGCGACCGGTGTTGCATCTCCGTGATCGGCAGGAACGTCGCCCGGCCGGCGTTGCGGGACTTGAGGTACTCGATGCACTGCTGGCCGACGCCGTCGTCATCGACCACGACGTGTGCCATCCGCCCGCCGGCCGCGGTTTCACAGGCGGTCGCGTACGTGCCGCTGACGCTGCCGAGCTGAGCGACTGTCCCGTGGACGCCCTCCTTGTCGGCGTTGAGGATCGTCGTCACCGCCCGGCCGTAGGAGCTGTCGCCGCTGTCGTCGGCTTTGGCCTCCAGCTGGGCGTACTCCTGCTGTTTGGCGCTGATCTCGTCCTCGATGGATTCGAGATCCGACTGCAGTTCACGCTTCTCTTCGGTAAGGTCCTCGACGACATCGGCGATCGTCTCGCGGTTCTGCTCGGCCTTGTCCAGTTCCGCCCGCAAGTCCTCGAGTTCGGCCTCGATCTCGGGGATCCGGGCCTCGGCGTCTTCGATCGCCGCTTCCTTCTCTCGCTGGTCGTTCGAGCGCCGCCGCGCCTCATCGAGCAGTCGATCCTGCTCGTGCTGGAGGTCGTTGCGCTCGGATTTAGCTTCCGCGAGGTCGTCCTTGCGCGATTCGAGCTCCTCGCGGACGTCGTCGAACTCCTCACCCAGCGCCTCGATTTCGGCCTCGACCGACTCCAGTTCGGCTTCCCGCTCCTGGATCTCGGCCATCAGTGAGGACTTGTTGACCTTGATCTCGCGGATCTCGCCCTCCAGATCGTCGATCGTCTCCTGCTTGCGGTCGATCTCGACGAAGGCCTGCCGACGCTCGGTTTCGGCGTCTTCCAGTTTCTCCTCGGCGGTGTCGATCTTGTCCTCCAGCCGTGAGATCTCGCCTTTGACCTCCTCAATCTCGCGTTTGAGCTGGAGTTGCTCGTCTTCGCCTTTCCGTTCGATCTCGCGGTTGAGTTCGGCCAGTTCGTCCTCCAGTCGGACGACCTTGCCCTCCCGTTCGTCGAGTTCGGCCTGCAACTCGGCGAGTTCGTCCTCCGTCTCGTCGATCTCGTCGCGGACCGCCGCGAGATCGTCCCGCTTGTCCTCCAGTTCGGCCGCCTTGCGGTAGCCCTCGTACTCTTCTTTTTGCTCGCGGAGATCCTGGTATTCGAGGGCGGTCTCGCGTTCGTCTTCGAGCTGATCGAGCCGATCCTGTTTCTCCTCGATGCGGAGATCGGCCTCCTCGATGCGGTCTTCGACGACGTCCAGTTCCTCGAAGGCGTCCTCCTTTTTCGCGTCGAACTCGGCGACGCCCGCGATCTCGTCGATGATCTGGCGGCGGGCGTGTGGAGTCATGTTGATGATCTCG comes from the Halapricum desulfuricans genome and includes:
- a CDS encoding cytochrome P450, whose protein sequence is MTRETRTVVSVSDSRAGRARRDCQERLGREWGENRPASEATRETSEDLNEVKILEKVSGEGHRPASEATRETSEDLNEVKILEKSENGERGERRDSGGSERSEDPRKSERGSQTRLTSAVAWQPGGEP
- a CDS encoding segregation/condensation protein A; translation: MTDDEIPLDITGHETREEPDDDRSLPDGGTSVLAGGKSGDPGGPPEPDGTPGDDVEPVEVLVQLAEDGEIDPWDIDVVRVTDKFLDALEEADLRTSGRALFYASVLVRMKSDAMLDDGESADQGPADGDDPWVEPLGEDELGVDPFDQLDAEIDRRLERKRARGMPQTLDELVRELRDAERGTWWKESREYDTSDSPHGYQRGTQQLDYRSADDLRMDEEPTAAEVTGTAHAENIDEIIGSVERVLNEQYNAGRSEVLYREISDVTGSRVETFLGLLFLSHRGEVLLSQDDLFGDLWIQDPTASGAGPASDD
- the smc gene encoding chromosome segregation protein SMC yields the protein MHIKELVLDNFKSFGRKTRIPFYEDFTTISGPNGSGKSNIIDAVLFALGLARTSGIRAEKLTDLIYNPGHQDESAETAGEREASVEVVLDNADGTLDRSQVVNAAGTDKVGEIDEITIKRRVKETDDNYYSYYYINGRSVNLSDIQDLLAQAGITPEGYNVVMQGDVTEIINMTPHARRQIIDEIAGVAEFDAKKEDAFEELDVVEDRIEEADLRIEEKQDRLDQLEDERETALEYQDLREQKEEYEGYRKAAELEDKRDDLAAVRDEIDETEDELAELQAELDEREGKVVRLEDELAELNREIERKGEDEQLQLKREIEEVKGEISRLEDKIDTAEEKLEDAETERRQAFVEIDRKQETIDDLEGEIREIKVNKSSLMAEIQEREAELESVEAEIEALGEEFDDVREELESRKDDLAEAKSERNDLQHEQDRLLDEARRRSNDQREKEAAIEDAEARIPEIEAELEDLRAELDKAEQNRETIADVVEDLTEEKRELQSDLESIEDEISAKQQEYAQLEAKADDSGDSSYGRAVTTILNADKEGVHGTVAQLGSVSGTYATACETAAGGRMAHVVVDDDGVGQQCIEYLKSRNAGRATFLPITEMQHRSLPGKPDHPGVVDFAYNLVDFDSEYAPVFSYVLGDTLVVEDMATARELMGEFRLVTLEGDLVEKSGAMTGGSQSGSRYSFAGSEGKLERVAQRINDLEDQRQDIRADIRDVEDRLEDARDRKSDATEQVRDIEAEIEKREDEREGVHEEIADLEDDLEEIEAEREEVSDRMDEIEADIEAKEAEIEAIETDIAELEAEIEDSELPDLTDEAEAINEEIDDLQEQVDGLDADLNEKQLEKEYAEDAIEDLHERIETAQNRKADRQKEIAELESKIEDKEAVLAEKEAAVEDLEDELADLKAEREDLREEMRAAKDARDEQKEAVERVQSDLDTLEETAERLDWEIDELESEVGDYDPEEIPDHHTVESQIGRLESEMEALEPVNMLAIEEYDNVQADLEDLEEKRATLQEEADGIRERIATYEARKKETFMDAFESINDHFESIFERLSNGTGHLYLENEDDPFDGGLTMKAQPGDKPIQRLNAMSGGEKSLTALAFIFAIQRHNPAPFYALDEIDAFLDAANAERVGEMVDELAGDAQFVVVSHRSALLERSERAIGVTMQQDNVSAVTGIDLSAGGVPADD